One Mycobacterium marseillense DNA window includes the following coding sequences:
- a CDS encoding non-ribosomal peptide synthetase, producing MTAADTDVAPDIEDVMALSPLQEGLYSLTTLAEFADAEAADDPYVIGMAADISGALDVALLRECAEKMLVRHPNLRASFFSRGIPRPVQIVPSRVELPWRSVSAAPEDVPALETGERRRPFDLEHGPAIRFLLIELPGAQWRLVLTAHHIVIDGWSMPVFINEMMILYQARGDLSALPVAPRPYRDYIGWLAGRDPATSQQVWRRHLDGLPGPTLLAAALGSRDTAEGQQATLPRTTELRLPAEATARLVDETRSRGITVNTLMQMAWALVLSRLTDTDDVVFGVTVSGRPPELTGVETMVGLFINTVPLRVRLDPGAGAGEQCRAVQRDAALLREHSYLGHAQLRALGGVGEMFDTLLVYENFPMNGLSSGGELTAGGATFRPSALQTLSHFPIAIAAHMDAGELVVLIEVIDGALGAIPAATFGQRVLCTAERLLRDWERPLREVSVLFEDEAAPLQAADASASMSPGCIHARFADVVARAPDSPAISWAGGTLSYRELDDRSTRLAAELAQNGVAPETPVGISLFRGPQYVIAMLAVLKAGGMCVPLVPGMPPERVASILRQSGASIVLDDELTARLLEPGRAHDGFTPVDVPLEQAAYVVFTSGTTGEPKGVIGTHGAVGAYADDHLDRVLRPVAARVGRPLRIAHAWSFAFDAAWQPLVALLDGHGVHVVDEHTQTDAEALVALIAEHGIDMIDTTPSMFAQLQAFGLLTHAPLTVLALGGEALGGAAWARIRKACNTVSMTAFNCYGPTETTVEAVVAAIAEHDEPCIGRPTRHTRGYVLDSGLRPVPCGASGELYLGGAQLARGYLGRAAETAARFVADPFVPAERMYRTGDLVRRLPDGTLQYIGRADAQVKIRGHRVEPGEIAAALESHPAVRHAGVLVHQHRGAPRLTAYVATTDTAPTVTDLRAMLGTRLPRYMVPQRIVLVDEIPLTPNGKLDESALAALDVTEFAGGAATPETATESALADLLAELLGHPSVDVTADFLQLGLDSIMALSVVQAARARGIALRARLILDCTNVRELAEAIDCETAAAARQVDEATGPMPLLPNGRWLYEHGDPRRLAQTEAIRLPETLRRDQLDAALASIVNGHEVLRTRVDRATMTLVPVPAADVWGNLKEVDVDGDLSAAVPTHVAEAVDRLDPERGTLLAAAWLRPPVGESVLLLAAHVVALDPASWRVILGELGAALTAAATGHAPAPVREHTSYRRWAEALTARAHELDTVQYWASELDGDDPDLGARRLDPDRDRARDLIVRNVATDADLTRRLLNSGLPLPTLLVAATAATVTSWRRLRGQATPAPLLALETHGRADSLVDGPGAHTIDTGDTVGLLSSIYPVRCDSDDPRTVAEKLAAIPGDGLDFGLLRYLRDDTAERLAGFAPPQLLLNYLGAAHTDGGTGLTLERELLAGVSPVPEPELAVRHELTIAAMVLTYGGERVLAAQWRALPDILTDADITALQGLWIDSLREMVK from the coding sequence ATGACGGCTGCCGACACCGACGTGGCGCCCGACATCGAGGACGTGATGGCGCTGAGCCCCCTGCAGGAGGGCTTGTACTCGCTGACCACGCTCGCCGAATTCGCCGACGCCGAAGCCGCGGACGACCCGTACGTGATCGGCATGGCGGCCGACATCTCCGGTGCGCTCGATGTCGCGTTGCTCCGCGAGTGCGCGGAGAAGATGTTGGTGCGCCACCCCAACCTGCGGGCCAGCTTCTTCAGCCGGGGCATCCCGCGGCCGGTGCAGATCGTGCCGTCCCGCGTCGAGTTGCCGTGGCGATCCGTCAGCGCCGCACCCGAGGACGTGCCGGCACTGGAAACCGGGGAACGCCGCCGGCCCTTCGACCTGGAACACGGGCCGGCCATCCGCTTCCTGCTGATCGAATTGCCTGGCGCGCAATGGCGTTTGGTGCTCACCGCCCATCACATCGTGATCGACGGCTGGTCGATGCCGGTGTTCATCAACGAGATGATGATCCTGTACCAGGCGCGCGGCGACCTCTCGGCGCTGCCCGTCGCGCCGCGGCCGTACCGCGATTACATCGGCTGGCTGGCCGGCCGCGATCCGGCGACCAGCCAGCAGGTCTGGCGCCGGCACCTCGACGGCCTGCCCGGCCCCACCCTGCTGGCCGCCGCCCTGGGCTCGAGGGACACGGCCGAGGGGCAACAGGCGACACTGCCGCGCACCACCGAACTGCGGCTGCCGGCCGAGGCCACCGCGCGGCTGGTCGACGAAACCCGTTCGCGCGGCATCACCGTCAACACCCTGATGCAGATGGCGTGGGCGCTGGTGTTGTCCCGGCTCACCGACACCGACGATGTGGTCTTCGGGGTCACGGTGTCCGGCAGGCCGCCCGAGCTGACCGGCGTCGAGACCATGGTGGGGCTGTTCATCAACACCGTGCCCTTGCGGGTGCGGCTGGACCCGGGCGCCGGCGCCGGCGAGCAATGCCGCGCCGTGCAGCGCGACGCCGCCCTGCTGCGCGAGCACAGCTACCTCGGGCACGCCCAGTTGCGCGCCCTCGGCGGGGTCGGGGAGATGTTCGACACCCTGCTGGTCTACGAGAACTTCCCGATGAACGGGCTGTCCTCCGGTGGCGAATTGACCGCCGGCGGTGCGACATTCCGGCCGTCGGCCCTGCAAACCCTGTCGCATTTCCCGATCGCCATCGCCGCCCACATGGACGCCGGCGAACTGGTGGTACTGATCGAAGTGATCGACGGCGCGCTGGGCGCTATTCCCGCGGCCACGTTCGGTCAGCGGGTGCTGTGCACCGCCGAGCGCCTGCTGCGGGATTGGGAGCGTCCACTGCGCGAGGTCAGCGTCCTCTTCGAGGACGAGGCGGCCCCGCTGCAGGCCGCCGACGCGTCCGCCTCGATGTCGCCGGGGTGCATCCACGCGCGGTTCGCCGACGTCGTGGCCAGGGCACCGGACAGCCCGGCGATCAGCTGGGCGGGCGGCACGCTGAGCTATCGCGAGCTGGACGACCGGTCCACCCGGCTGGCCGCCGAGCTCGCCCAAAACGGCGTAGCGCCCGAAACACCGGTCGGCATAAGTCTTTTCCGGGGACCGCAGTACGTCATCGCGATGCTGGCGGTGCTCAAGGCCGGCGGCATGTGCGTGCCGCTGGTGCCCGGGATGCCCCCGGAGCGGGTGGCCTCGATCCTGCGGCAATCCGGCGCGTCGATCGTCTTGGACGACGAGTTGACCGCCCGGCTACTCGAGCCCGGCCGGGCGCACGACGGCTTCACTCCGGTCGACGTCCCGCTCGAGCAGGCCGCGTATGTCGTGTTCACCTCGGGCACCACGGGAGAACCCAAGGGCGTCATCGGAACCCATGGGGCGGTGGGGGCGTACGCCGACGACCATCTGGACCGCGTGCTGCGCCCCGTGGCCGCGCGGGTGGGCCGGCCGCTGCGCATCGCCCACGCGTGGTCGTTCGCCTTCGACGCCGCCTGGCAGCCGCTGGTCGCCCTGCTCGACGGCCATGGCGTGCATGTGGTCGACGAGCACACCCAGACCGACGCCGAGGCGCTGGTCGCGCTGATCGCCGAGCACGGCATCGACATGATCGACACCACCCCATCGATGTTCGCCCAGCTGCAGGCCTTTGGCCTGCTGACCCACGCGCCGTTGACGGTGCTGGCGCTGGGAGGCGAGGCGCTCGGCGGCGCGGCGTGGGCCCGAATCCGCAAGGCGTGCAACACCGTATCGATGACGGCGTTCAACTGCTACGGCCCGACCGAAACGACGGTCGAGGCGGTGGTCGCCGCGATCGCCGAGCACGACGAGCCCTGCATCGGGCGGCCGACCCGGCACACCCGCGGCTACGTGCTGGATTCCGGGCTGCGCCCGGTGCCGTGCGGCGCGTCGGGCGAACTGTACCTGGGCGGCGCCCAGCTGGCCCGCGGCTATCTGGGCCGCGCGGCAGAGACCGCCGCGCGCTTTGTCGCCGACCCGTTCGTGCCGGCGGAGCGCATGTATCGAACGGGCGACCTGGTGCGCCGGTTGCCGGACGGCACACTGCAATACATCGGTCGCGCCGACGCGCAGGTGAAGATCCGTGGCCACCGCGTCGAGCCCGGGGAAATCGCCGCCGCCCTCGAATCGCATCCCGCCGTCCGGCACGCCGGGGTGTTGGTGCATCAGCACCGCGGGGCCCCGCGGCTGACCGCGTACGTGGCGACCACCGACACCGCGCCGACGGTCACCGACCTGCGCGCCATGCTCGGCACCCGGTTGCCGCGCTACATGGTGCCGCAGCGCATCGTGCTGGTTGACGAAATCCCCTTGACCCCCAATGGAAAGCTCGACGAATCCGCGCTGGCCGCTCTCGACGTCACCGAGTTCGCCGGCGGCGCGGCCACGCCCGAGACCGCCACCGAATCCGCGCTGGCCGACCTGCTCGCCGAACTGCTCGGACACCCCAGCGTCGACGTCACGGCGGACTTTTTGCAGCTGGGCCTCGACAGCATCATGGCCTTGTCGGTGGTGCAGGCGGCGCGGGCGCGCGGAATCGCGCTACGCGCCAGACTCATCCTCGACTGCACCAACGTCCGCGAACTGGCCGAAGCGATCGACTGCGAAACCGCGGCCGCCGCCCGGCAGGTGGACGAGGCGACCGGGCCGATGCCGTTGCTGCCCAACGGCCGATGGCTCTACGAGCACGGCGACCCGCGCCGGCTCGCCCAGACCGAAGCCATCCGGTTGCCCGAGACGCTGCGCCGCGACCAGCTCGACGCCGCGCTGGCGAGCATCGTCAACGGCCACGAAGTGCTGCGCACCCGCGTCGACCGCGCCACCATGACCCTGGTTCCGGTGCCGGCCGCCGACGTCTGGGGAAACCTCAAAGAAGTTGACGTGGACGGAGACCTGAGCGCGGCGGTGCCGACCCACGTCGCCGAGGCCGTCGACCGGTTGGACCCCGAACGCGGAACGCTGCTGGCCGCGGCGTGGCTGCGGCCCCCGGTCGGCGAGAGCGTGCTGTTGCTGGCCGCGCACGTCGTGGCCCTGGACCCGGCGTCGTGGCGGGTCATCCTCGGGGAACTCGGTGCCGCCCTGACGGCCGCGGCGACCGGTCACGCACCGGCACCCGTACGCGAACACACCAGCTACCGGCGCTGGGCCGAGGCGCTCACCGCGCGGGCGCACGAGCTGGACACGGTGCAGTACTGGGCGTCGGAGTTGGACGGCGACGATCCCGACCTGGGCGCCCGCCGGCTCGACCCGGACCGCGACCGGGCCCGCGACCTGATTGTCCGCAACGTCGCCACCGACGCCGACCTCACCCGGCGGCTGCTGAATTCGGGCCTGCCGTTGCCCACGCTGTTGGTCGCGGCCACCGCGGCGACGGTGACGAGCTGGCGCCGGTTGCGCGGGCAGGCGACCCCGGCTCCGCTGTTGGCGCTCGAAACCCACGGCCGCGCAGACAGTTTGGTCGACGGGCCGGGCGCGCACACCATCGACACCGGCGACACGGTGGGCCTGCTCAGCTCCATCTACCCGGTGCGGTGCGACTCGGACGACCCGCGCACGGTGGCGGAGAAGTTGGCCGCGATCCCGGGCGATGGACTCGACTTCGGGTTGTTGCGCTACCTGCGGGACGACACCGCCGAGCGGCTCGCCGGTTTCGCGCCGCCGCAACTGTTGCTGAATTACCTTGGCGCCGCCCACACCGACGGGGGCACCGGGCTGACGCTCGAACGCGAGCTGCTTGCCGGGGTGTCTCCGGTGCCCGAGCCCGAACTGGCGGTGCGCCACGAGCTCACCATCGCGGCGATGGTGCTGACATACGGCGGGGAGAGGGTGTTGGCGGCGCAGTGGCGCGCGCTGCCCGACATTCTCACTGACGCAGACATAACTGCGCTGCAAGGACTTTGGATCGATTCACTGCGGGAGATGGTGAAATAA
- the mbtG gene encoding NADPH-dependent L-lysine N(6)-monooxygenase MbtG has translation MMSTLAIVGAGAKAVAVAAKASVLRDMSVEVPDVVAVERIGVAANWQASGGWTDGAHRLGTSPEKDVGFPYRSALVPRRNAELDERMTRYSWQSYLIATASFAEWIDRGRPAPPHRRWSQYLSWVADHVGMNVVHGEVERLAVTGDRWAIHTHETTVHADALMITGPGQAEKSLLPGNPRVLSIAQFWDRAANHDRINAERVAVIGGGETAAAMLNELFRHRVSSITVISPQATLFTRGEGYFENSLFSDPTNWPALTLAERRDALARTDRGVFSSNVQEALLADDRIHHLRGRVAHAVGRQGQIRLTLSTNRGSENLETVHGFDLVIDGSGADSLWFAPLFSQDALDLLELGLGGPLTSERLQEAIGYDLAVTDVTPKLFLPNLSGLTQGPGFPNLSCLGLLSDRVLGSTVSPSKYPVRRRHDERQPL, from the coding sequence ATAATGAGCACACTCGCGATCGTGGGCGCCGGCGCCAAGGCGGTGGCCGTCGCCGCTAAGGCGTCGGTGCTGCGGGACATGAGCGTCGAGGTTCCGGACGTGGTCGCCGTGGAACGGATTGGCGTCGCGGCGAACTGGCAGGCCAGCGGCGGCTGGACGGACGGTGCGCACCGGCTGGGCACCAGCCCGGAGAAGGACGTCGGCTTTCCCTACCGCTCGGCGCTGGTGCCGCGCCGCAACGCCGAGCTGGACGAGCGGATGACCCGCTACAGCTGGCAGTCTTACCTGATCGCCACGGCGTCGTTCGCGGAGTGGATCGACCGCGGCAGGCCGGCGCCGCCGCATCGCCGGTGGAGCCAGTATCTGAGTTGGGTCGCCGACCACGTGGGCATGAATGTGGTGCACGGCGAGGTCGAACGGCTGGCCGTCACCGGGGACCGCTGGGCGATCCACACCCACGAGACCACCGTGCACGCCGACGCGTTGATGATCACCGGGCCCGGCCAGGCCGAAAAGTCCTTGCTGCCCGGCAATCCGCGCGTGCTCTCGATCGCGCAGTTCTGGGACCGCGCCGCCAATCACGACCGGATCAACGCGGAGCGGGTCGCGGTGATCGGCGGCGGTGAGACGGCCGCGGCGATGCTCAATGAGCTGTTCCGGCACCGGGTCTCGAGCATCACGGTCATCTCCCCGCAGGCGACCCTGTTCACCCGCGGTGAGGGATATTTCGAGAACTCACTGTTCTCCGATCCCACCAACTGGCCGGCCCTCACCCTGGCCGAACGTCGCGACGCATTGGCCCGCACCGACCGGGGGGTGTTCTCGTCAAACGTGCAGGAGGCGCTGCTGGCCGACGACCGCATCCATCACCTGCGGGGCCGCGTCGCCCACGCGGTCGGCAGGCAGGGGCAGATCCGGCTGACGTTGTCCACCAACCGGGGCAGCGAGAACCTCGAGACGGTCCACGGGTTCGATCTCGTCATCGACGGCTCCGGCGCCGACTCGCTGTGGTTCGCACCGTTGTTCAGCCAGGACGCGCTCGATCTGCTCGAACTCGGTCTGGGCGGACCCCTCACATCGGAGCGGCTGCAGGAGGCGATAGGTTATGACCTGGCCGTCACCGACGTCACACCCAAGTTGTTCCTGCCGAACCTGTCAGGACTCACCCAGGGCCCCGGATTCCCGAACCTGAGCTGCCTGGGACTGCTATCCGATCGGGTGTTGGGTTCCACCGTCAGCCCGTCCAAGTATCCCGTGAGAAGGAGACATGATGAGCGCCAACCCCTTTGA
- a CDS encoding MbtH family protein yields the protein MSANPFDDDNATFVVLANDENQHSLWPTFADTPSGWRVVFGEASRADCLEYVEQNWPDIRPKSLIEALAGE from the coding sequence ATGAGCGCCAACCCCTTTGACGACGACAACGCGACCTTCGTGGTGCTGGCCAATGACGAGAACCAGCACAGCCTCTGGCCGACTTTCGCCGACACGCCTTCCGGCTGGCGGGTGGTCTTCGGTGAAGCAAGCCGCGCGGACTGCCTGGAGTACGTGGAGCAGAACTGGCCAGATATCCGCCCCAAGAGCCTGATTGAGGCGCTCGCGGGGGAGTAA
- a CDS encoding sigma-70 family RNA polymerase sigma factor, translating to MTTPDASAPSLTALTARFEAARPRLGALAYRMLGSVDDAQDAVQEAWLRLSAGSAETIVNPDAWLTTVVARICLNMLRERRTHAGEELTARLPDPIVEADDEFDPEHRAMLADAVGLALFVVLDTLSPAERLAFVLHDVFSVPFDQIATIVDRTPESARKLASRARRRIERADPVPDGDLAAQREVVDAFFAAGRSGDFERLVSVLHPEVVLRGDFGPAAAAFRADGAASVARLARGYAGPDREVRAATVNGAAGAVILVAGRAATVMGFVVRGGRIRAIDVLADPARIAKLGLGASGADH from the coding sequence GTGACAACGCCGGATGCGTCAGCGCCGTCACTGACGGCCTTGACGGCGCGCTTCGAGGCGGCGCGGCCACGGCTGGGCGCCCTGGCCTATCGCATGCTGGGCTCGGTCGACGACGCTCAGGACGCCGTGCAGGAGGCCTGGCTGCGGTTGAGCGCCGGCTCCGCGGAAACCATCGTCAACCCTGACGCGTGGCTGACCACCGTGGTCGCCCGCATCTGCCTGAACATGTTGCGGGAGCGCCGAACTCACGCCGGCGAGGAACTGACCGCCCGCCTGCCCGACCCGATCGTGGAAGCCGACGACGAATTCGATCCCGAACACCGCGCGATGCTGGCCGACGCGGTGGGGCTGGCGCTGTTCGTGGTGCTGGACACGCTGTCGCCGGCGGAGCGATTGGCCTTCGTGCTGCACGACGTCTTCAGCGTGCCGTTCGATCAGATCGCCACCATCGTCGACCGGACGCCGGAGTCGGCCCGCAAGCTGGCCAGCCGGGCGCGCCGACGGATCGAGCGGGCCGATCCGGTTCCCGACGGCGACCTCGCCGCCCAGCGCGAGGTAGTCGACGCCTTCTTTGCGGCCGGACGCAGCGGTGACTTCGAGCGCCTGGTGTCGGTACTGCATCCCGAGGTGGTGCTGCGGGGTGACTTCGGCCCGGCCGCGGCGGCGTTCCGGGCAGACGGTGCGGCCTCGGTGGCCAGGCTGGCCCGCGGCTACGCGGGGCCCGACCGCGAGGTGCGCGCGGCGACCGTCAACGGCGCCGCAGGCGCCGTCATCCTCGTCGCGGGACGCGCGGCGACCGTCATGGGATTCGTGGTGCGCGGCGGCCGGATCCGGGCGATCGATGTGCTGGCGGATCCGGCACGCATCGCGAAATTAGGTCTGGGTGCGTCCGGTGCCGATCACTGA
- a CDS encoding carboxymuconolactone decarboxylase family protein, whose product MPRLPGVSDRDAGLGAKIAFFFTRRKLARMTGLETAGMLEPLRMYAHIPRLLNAYGKLEQAESKLDVLSPRHRALAELKSATTVRCEYCIDLGSQIARQWGITDDELLGMANYRDAPCFSGVDKLILDYATALSRTPVEVTDDLFDALRAHFDTAQLVGLTHVITLGNLRARFNIALGIGSSGFSGDRVCALPEPGRP is encoded by the coding sequence ATGCCACGGCTACCGGGAGTCTCCGACCGCGACGCCGGCCTGGGCGCCAAGATCGCCTTCTTCTTCACCCGGCGCAAGCTCGCGCGGATGACCGGGCTGGAAACCGCGGGAATGCTGGAACCGCTGCGGATGTATGCCCACATCCCGAGGCTGCTCAACGCCTACGGCAAGTTGGAGCAGGCCGAATCGAAGTTGGACGTCCTGAGCCCGCGCCACCGCGCGCTCGCGGAGCTGAAGTCGGCGACGACGGTGCGCTGCGAATACTGCATCGACCTCGGCTCCCAGATCGCCCGGCAGTGGGGCATCACCGACGACGAACTGCTGGGGATGGCCAATTATCGTGACGCACCGTGCTTTTCCGGCGTCGACAAACTGATCCTCGACTACGCGACCGCGCTCAGCCGCACCCCCGTCGAGGTGACCGATGACCTGTTCGACGCCCTGCGCGCGCACTTCGACACCGCCCAGCTCGTCGGCCTGACCCACGTCATCACGTTGGGCAACTTGCGGGCCCGCTTCAACATCGCCCTGGGCATCGGGTCGTCGGGCTTTTCCGGCGACCGGGTGTGCGCCCTGCCGGAGCCCGGCCGGCCGTGA
- a CDS encoding type II toxin-antitoxin system VapB family antitoxin, protein MIFKGVRDGKPYPEHNLSYRDWSQIPPQQIRLDELVTTTTVLALDRLLSEDSTFYGDLFPHAVRWKGITYLEDGLHRAVRAALRNRTVLHARVFDMDMPLGQPG, encoded by the coding sequence ATGATTTTCAAGGGCGTGCGCGACGGCAAGCCGTACCCCGAGCACAACCTGTCCTATCGGGATTGGTCCCAGATACCGCCCCAACAGATCCGGCTCGACGAATTGGTCACCACCACAACGGTCCTCGCGCTGGACCGCCTGCTCTCGGAGGACTCCACCTTCTACGGTGACCTGTTCCCCCACGCGGTGCGGTGGAAGGGCATCACCTATCTCGAGGACGGCCTGCACCGGGCGGTGCGCGCCGCGCTGCGGAACCGCACCGTTCTGCACGCCCGCGTGTTCGACATGGATATGCCGTTGGGACAGCCCGGGTGA
- the hrcA gene encoding heat-inducible transcriptional repressor HrcA — protein sequence MGTADDRRFEVLRAIVADFVSTKEPIGSKTLVERHNLGVSSATVRNDMAVLEAEGYITQPHTSSGRVPTEKGYREFVDRLDDVKPLSSAERRAIQGFLESGVDLDDVLRRAVRLLSQLTRQVAVVQYPTLSSSTVRHLEVIALTPARLLMVVITDSGRVDQRVVELGNVIDDHELSQLREMLGQALVGKKLSAASIAVADLAGQLSSPDGLGDAVGRSATVLLESLVEHTEERLLMGGTANLTRNAADFGGSLRSILEALEEQVVVLRLLAAQQEAGKVTVRIGHETAAEQILGTSVVTTAYGTSDTVYGGMGVLGPTRMDYPGTIASVAAVALYIGEVLGAR from the coding sequence GTGGGAACTGCGGATGACCGTCGATTCGAGGTGCTGCGGGCCATCGTCGCCGATTTCGTCTCCACCAAAGAGCCGATCGGTTCCAAGACGTTGGTGGAGCGCCACAACCTCGGCGTCTCGTCGGCGACCGTCCGCAACGACATGGCGGTGCTCGAGGCCGAGGGCTACATCACCCAGCCGCACACCAGTTCCGGGCGGGTCCCCACCGAGAAGGGCTACCGCGAGTTCGTCGACCGCCTCGACGACGTCAAGCCGCTCTCCTCGGCCGAACGGCGCGCGATCCAGGGCTTCCTCGAGTCCGGCGTCGACCTCGACGACGTCCTGCGCCGCGCGGTCCGGCTGCTCTCGCAACTGACCCGGCAGGTGGCCGTCGTGCAGTACCCGACGCTGTCGTCGTCGACCGTGCGCCACCTCGAAGTGATCGCGTTGACGCCCGCGCGGCTGCTGATGGTCGTCATCACCGACTCCGGCCGGGTGGACCAGCGCGTCGTCGAACTCGGCAACGTCATCGACGACCACGAACTTTCGCAGCTACGCGAGATGCTCGGCCAGGCGCTGGTGGGCAAGAAACTCTCGGCCGCCTCGATCGCGGTGGCCGACCTCGCCGGACAGCTGAGCAGCCCGGACGGCCTGGGCGACGCCGTGGGCCGGTCGGCGACGGTGTTGCTGGAGTCTCTCGTCGAGCACACCGAGGAACGCCTGCTGATGGGCGGCACCGCCAACCTGACCCGCAACGCCGCCGATTTCGGGGGTTCGCTGCGCTCCATCCTGGAAGCGCTCGAGGAGCAGGTGGTGGTGCTGCGGTTGCTGGCGGCCCAGCAGGAAGCCGGTAAGGTGACGGTGCGCATCGGCCACGAGACGGCCGCCGAGCAGATACTGGGCACTTCCGTGGTGACCACCGCCTACGGCACCTCCGACACCGTTTACGGGGGAATGGGTGTGCTGGGGCCCACTCGGATGGACTATCCGGGAACTATCGCCAGCGTCGCCGCGGTTGCCCTTTATATCGGCGAAGTCCTGGGTGCTCGATGA
- the dnaJ gene encoding molecular chaperone DnaJ, which produces MARDYYGLLGVSRNAGDAEIKRAYRKLARELHPDVNPDEAAQAKFKEISVAYEVLSDPEKRRIVDLGGDPLENAAAAGGGFGGGFGGLGDVFEAFFGGGFSGGASSRGPIGRVRPGSDSLLRMRLDLEECATGVTKQVTVDTAVLCDRCQGKGTNGDSAPVPCDTCGGRGEVQTVQRSLLGQVMTSRPCPTCRGVGVVIPDPCHQCMGDGRVRARREISVKIPAGVGDGMRVRLAAQGEVGPGGGPAGDLYVEVHEQPHDVFVREGDDLHCTVSVPMVDAALGATVTVDAILDGVSEITIPPGTQPASVITLRGHGMPHLRSGTRGDLHVHVEVVVPARLDSRDSELLRELKARRSRDVPEVRSTHAGGGLFSRLRETFTGR; this is translated from the coding sequence GTGGCACGCGATTATTACGGGCTGCTCGGCGTGAGCAGAAACGCCGGTGACGCGGAGATCAAGCGCGCGTACCGCAAGTTGGCGCGCGAACTGCACCCCGACGTGAACCCCGATGAGGCCGCGCAGGCGAAGTTCAAGGAGATCAGCGTCGCCTACGAGGTGCTGAGCGACCCCGAGAAGCGGCGGATCGTCGACCTGGGCGGCGATCCGTTGGAGAACGCGGCCGCGGCCGGCGGCGGTTTCGGCGGCGGTTTCGGTGGCCTGGGCGACGTGTTCGAGGCCTTTTTCGGTGGCGGCTTCAGCGGCGGCGCGAGCTCGCGCGGTCCCATCGGGCGGGTGCGGCCGGGCTCGGATTCGCTGCTGCGGATGCGGCTCGACCTCGAAGAGTGCGCGACCGGCGTCACCAAACAGGTCACCGTCGACACCGCGGTGTTGTGTGACCGCTGCCAGGGCAAGGGCACCAACGGCGACTCGGCGCCGGTGCCGTGCGACACGTGCGGTGGCCGCGGCGAGGTCCAGACCGTGCAGCGCTCCCTGCTGGGCCAGGTGATGACGTCGCGGCCGTGTCCGACCTGCCGCGGCGTCGGTGTCGTCATCCCCGATCCCTGCCACCAGTGCATGGGCGACGGCCGGGTGCGGGCCCGCCGCGAGATCAGCGTCAAGATCCCCGCCGGTGTCGGCGACGGCATGCGCGTGCGGCTGGCCGCCCAGGGCGAGGTGGGGCCCGGCGGCGGGCCGGCCGGCGACCTGTACGTCGAGGTGCATGAACAACCCCACGACGTCTTCGTCCGCGAAGGCGACGACTTGCACTGCACCGTGTCGGTGCCGATGGTCGACGCGGCGCTGGGCGCCACGGTCACCGTCGACGCCATCCTGGACGGCGTCAGCGAAATCACCATTCCGCCGGGCACGCAACCGGCCTCGGTCATCACGCTGCGCGGCCACGGCATGCCGCACCTGCGGTCCGGCACCCGCGGCGACCTGCATGTCCACGTCGAGGTCGTGGTGCCCGCCCGCCTGGACAGCCGCGACAGCGAACTGCTGCGCGAACTGAAGGCGCGCCGCAGCCGCGACGTCCCCGAGGTGCGCTCGACCCACGCCGGCGGGGGACTGTTCAGCCGGCTCCGCGAGACGTTCACCGGGCGCTAG
- a CDS encoding 16S rRNA (uracil(1498)-N(3))-methyltransferase, protein MVATLFYTDDLPETGALAVLAGDEGFHAASVRRIRPGEQLVLGDGAGGLAHCEVEHAGRDGLSARVLKRWSVEPGSPPVTVVQALPKSERSELAIELATEAGADGFLAWQAARCVANWHGPRVDKGLRRWRAVARSAARQSRRAHIPPVDGVVSTAALTSRIRDEVAGGATVLALHESATDRLADIDLARATSVFLVVGPEGGIADDEMAALSDAGAAAVRLGPQVLRTSTAAAVALGALGVLTPRWDHPSGL, encoded by the coding sequence ATGGTCGCGACCCTCTTTTACACCGACGACCTGCCCGAGACCGGCGCGCTGGCCGTCCTGGCCGGTGACGAAGGCTTCCACGCCGCCAGCGTGCGGCGGATCCGCCCCGGTGAGCAGCTGGTGCTCGGCGACGGCGCCGGGGGCCTGGCGCACTGCGAGGTGGAGCACGCCGGGCGCGACGGCCTGAGCGCGCGGGTGCTCAAGCGCTGGAGCGTCGAGCCCGGATCTCCGCCGGTGACGGTGGTGCAGGCCCTGCCGAAGTCGGAGCGTTCCGAGCTGGCGATCGAGCTGGCCACCGAGGCCGGTGCCGACGGGTTTTTGGCCTGGCAGGCCGCCCGTTGCGTGGCCAACTGGCACGGCCCGCGGGTCGACAAGGGGTTGCGCCGCTGGCGTGCGGTCGCCCGGTCGGCGGCCCGCCAATCCCGCCGCGCGCACATCCCGCCGGTCGACGGGGTGGTGTCCACCGCGGCGCTGACGTCGCGGATCCGCGACGAGGTGGCCGGCGGCGCGACGGTGCTGGCCTTGCACGAGTCGGCCACCGATCGGCTCGCCGACATCGACCTCGCGCGGGCGACGTCGGTGTTCCTGGTCGTCGGCCCCGAAGGCGGGATCGCCGACGACGAGATGGCGGCGTTGTCCGACGCGGGCGCCGCGGCGGTGCGGCTGGGGCCGCAGGTGCTGCGGACGTCGACCGCCGCGGCGGTCGCGCTCGGCGCGCTCGGGGTGCTGACGCCGCGCTGGGACCACCCGTCGGGCCTGTGA